The region ACCGAGGGTGATCTCGTCGGCATACTCCAGGTCGCCGCCGACCGGCAGCCCACTGGCCAACCGGGTCACCGAGATGCCCATCGGCTTCACCATCAGCGCCAGGTAGGTGGCGGTCGCCTCGCCCTCGGTGTTCGGGTCCGTGGCCAGGATCAACTCCCGCACCGCGCCACCGCCGAGCCGGATCAGCAGCTCCCGGATGCGCAGATTGTCCGGGCCGATCCCCTCCAACGGATTGATCGCGCCACCCAGCACGTGGTAACGACCGCGGAACTCACCGGTCCGCTCGATGGCCACCACGTCCTTGGGCTCCTCCACCACACACAGCACCTCGTCGGTGCGACGCGGGTCGCGGCAGATCCGGCACTGCTCGGACTCGGCCACGTTGTAGCAGGTCGTGCAGAACCGCACCAGCTCCTTGACCTTGCGCAACGCGCCGGCCAGCCGGTTGACGTCGGCCGGATCCGCCGACAGGACGTGGAACGCGATCCGCTGGGCGCTCTTCGGGCCCACGCCCGGCAACCGACCCAGCTCGTCGATCAGGTCCTGGATGGCACCTTCGTACATCTGCCGGCTCAGAAACCGGGCAGGCCGAGGCCGCCCATGCCACCGGCGACCGGGCCCATCTTGCGCTCGGTCAACTCCCGGGCCGCCTCGGCGGCGTTGTGCACGGCGGCGACGACCAGGTCCTCAAGCGTCTCCACGTCGTCCGCGTCGACGGCCTTCGGGTCGATCTTGATGGCCTTCAGCTCACCGGAGCCGGAGACGGTCGCCGTGACCAGCCCACCGCCGGCGGTGCCGGTCAGCTCGGCCTCGGCCAGCTCAGCCTGGGCGGCGGCGATCTGCTGCTGCATCTTCTGCGCCTGCTTCAGCATCTGCTGCATGTTCGGCTGTCCACCTGGGCGCACTGGATGGCTCCTTCTCGCACTCGTCTCGCTCGGCCGCCGCCCAGCCTATCCGCTGGGACCGACCCCGCCCCGCCCGGTGCGTCCGCCCACGCCGGGCCTCCCAGGTACGGCTGGCACTACCCCGAACCGACCATCTGCCCGTAGTGCGCCACGAACCACCCACCTGGTCTGCTCACAGGTATGAATCTCAGCCGCCCCGGCCGGGTCGGCGCGCTGTGCTGGGTCGCGGCCGCACCGATCTTCCTCGTCGCCAACCTGGTCACCGGTCTGCGGTGGCGCGACCCCTCCTACAGCTGGGCCACCCACAACATCAGCGACCTCGGCAACGCCCACTGCGGCATCTGGGACACCAGCCGACCCCGCTACGTGTGCTCGCCCTGGCACCCGCTGATGAACGCCGCGACACTCACCACCGCCGTGCTGCTCGCCGTCGGAATCCTGCTGACCTGGCGGTTCCTCGGTCGCGGCGGGGTGGTGCGCTCGGTCCAGTCGCTCCTGCTGCTGGCTGCCGGCGGTTACGCCCTGGCCGCCCTCTACCCGGCCGACGTCGATGAGAACCTGCACGTCCTCGGCGCGTTCCTGATCATGGGCCTGGGCAACGTCGGTCTGCTCCTCGCCGGCTTCGCGCCGGGCACCACGACGCTCGGCCGGTGGCGACGGCTCACCCTCACCGCCGCGATCATCGCGCTGGTCGGGACGGTGCTGTTCTTCGCCCAGCAGGGCGTCGGGATCGGGGTGGGCGGCATGGAACGGGTCGCCGTACTGCCCTTCCCACTGTGGGCCTGCTGCCTAGGCGTCCTACTAGCCGAAACCCCAACCCCCGCCCCCGCTCGCGTCGATCATGGAGTGGTGGTGCCCGGATAGACCCGTAGCGGGCGACTTGTCACCCACCACAACTCCATGATCGACCGGGGTTAGCGGGCGTCGACCTCGTTGATCTTTTCGGCGCCGAAGGTCTCGCGGAGCAGTCGTACCGCCTGCTCCTCACTGGACTCCCGGGCGGTCTTCTCGTCGATGACCTCGTCCAACGGCTCGTCGCCCGGATCGAACCCCTCGTAGGCCGGGGTGGCCGCCGGGGCCGCCCCGCCCGGCCGCCCGCCGCGCGTCGGGCCGTCGAAGTCCGGGTCGTAGGGCGGCTCGCCCGCCCATTCGGCGTCCGCGACGGGCCGGGCCGCCGCTCCGGTACGCGCACCGCGCCCCGCCGCCGCCGCGCGAGCCGCGGCGATGGCGCTGCTCACCGGTGTGCCACCGGCTGACGCCGGCTGCCGGGCCGCTGGCGTCGGGTTGCCCGGCACGCCCGGCTTACCGCCACCGGCCGCCCCTGCGGGGCCACCCGGCCCGGAGCCGTTCGCGCCAGCGCCGTTGGTCCCGGTGCCGTTCGCGCCGGAACCGTTCGCGCTGGTGGGTGCCGAGCCCTCACCGAGCGACGCGGAGTCGACGCCTGGATCGCGTCCGGCCGACGCGCCGCCGGGGCGGGCGGCCTCCGGCCAGTCCTCGTCGTCCTTCGCCTCGTCGACGGGGGCACCGCCGCCGGGGAGAGCCGCCTCCGGCCAGTCGTCCTCGTCGTCGGCCGCTGCCGCAGGTGGTGTTCCACCCTGCCGGCCCGCGCCGTGGCCACCGTCTCCGCCACGCGCACCGGGACCGCCGGAGCCGTCGCCGCCACGCACGGCCACGCCTCCGG is a window of Micromonospora sp. WMMD961 DNA encoding:
- the recR gene encoding recombination mediator RecR, which gives rise to MYEGAIQDLIDELGRLPGVGPKSAQRIAFHVLSADPADVNRLAGALRKVKELVRFCTTCYNVAESEQCRICRDPRRTDEVLCVVEEPKDVVAIERTGEFRGRYHVLGGAINPLEGIGPDNLRIRELLIRLGGGAVRELILATDPNTEGEATATYLALMVKPMGISVTRLASGLPVGGDLEYADEITLGRAFEGRRAV
- a CDS encoding DUF998 domain-containing protein; the protein is MNLSRPGRVGALCWVAAAPIFLVANLVTGLRWRDPSYSWATHNISDLGNAHCGIWDTSRPRYVCSPWHPLMNAATLTTAVLLAVGILLTWRFLGRGGVVRSVQSLLLLAAGGYALAALYPADVDENLHVLGAFLIMGLGNVGLLLAGFAPGTTTLGRWRRLTLTAAIIALVGTVLFFAQQGVGIGVGGMERVAVLPFPLWACCLGVLLAETPTPAPARVDHGVVVPG
- a CDS encoding YbaB/EbfC family nucleoid-associated protein, with product MQQMLKQAQKMQQQIAAAQAELAEAELTGTAGGGLVTATVSGSGELKAIKIDPKAVDADDVETLEDLVVAAVHNAAEAARELTERKMGPVAGGMGGLGLPGF